The Mycteria americana isolate JAX WOST 10 ecotype Jacksonville Zoo and Gardens chromosome 25, USCA_MyAme_1.0, whole genome shotgun sequence genome includes a window with the following:
- the LOC142420896 gene encoding uncharacterized protein LOC142420896, whose amino-acid sequence MAQPQENINGIVAAFYVCARSDGNCSPLSREELRQLIEQEFADAMENPQDPKTIKKVLCFLDDDSNCRVDFSELLSLVFRVAKACYKPLQQHQAPEDGQELTAQEKAGGEQPLGPRAAERVSRNQKFPEEGVNNQVQDTETQDPDNYQIQEGETPEQDQDNHQTQEGETSKQDQDTHQTQEGETPEQDQDNHQTQEGETSKQDQDTHQTQEGETPKQDWDTHPTQEDETPKRDRDTHQDDGTEAPEGDPERGEILDTATPEQDRNTHEAEETETPKQDPKTHQAQETEAPGQGSNHHQSPEMESAEQDLNCPSETQGRDPNNKTQVCEVPRQDPNPSKTQKLLPPQRGASPHWDPKPWGTCHDPACHQLPESKVLEQEHSRAEAPFCPAQQQQATHHQRQPAIEQQLLQSFYQWPPQQ is encoded by the exons ATGGCCCAGCCCCAGGAAAACATCAATGGCATTGTTGCTGCTTTCTACGTGTGCGCCAGAAGCGACGGCAACTGCAGCCCCCTGAGCAGGGAGGAGCTGAGGCAGCTCATTGAGCAGGAGTTCGCGGACGCGATGGAG AACCCCCAGGACCCCAAAACCATCAAGAAGGTGCTGTGCTTCCTGGATGATGACAGCAACTGCAGAGTTGACTTCAGTGAGTTGCTCAGCCTGGTTTTCCGCGTGGCCAAGGCTTGTTACAAGCCACTCCAGCAGCATCAGGCACCAGAAGATGGTCAAGAGCTGACAGCACAAGAGAAGGCAGGTGGGGAGCAACCGCTGGGGCCACGTGCAGCAGAGAGGGTGTCCCGCAACCAGAAGTTCCCTGAGGAGGGTGTAAACAATCAGGTCCAGGACACTGAGACACAGGACCCAGACAACTATCAAATCCAGGAGGGTGAG ACACCAGAGCAGGACCAGGACAACCATCAAACCCAGGAGGGTGAGACATCAAAGCAGGACCAGGACACCCATCAAACCCAGGAGGGTGAGACACCAGAGCAGGACCAGGACAACCATCAAACCCAGGAGGGTGAGACATCAAAGCAGGACCAGGACACCCATCAAACCCAGGAGGGTGAGACACCAAAGCAGGACTGGGACACCCATCCAACCCAGGAGGATGAGACACCAAAGCGGGACCGGGACACCCATCAGGATGATGGGACTGAAGCACCAGAAGGGGATCCAGAGAGAGGTGAGATCCTGGACACTGCAACCCCAGAGCAGGACAGAAATACCCACGAGGCTGAAGAGACTGAGACACCAAAACAGGACCCAAAAACCCACCAGGCTCAAGAAACTGAGGCACCAGGACAGGGTTCAAACCACCATCAGAGCCCAGAGATGGAGTCAGCAGAGCAGGACCTGAATTGTCCCTCTGAGACACAAGGAAGGGACCCAAACAACAAGACCCAGGTCTGTGAGGTCCCTCGGCAGGACCCCAATCCCAGCAAGACCCAGAAGCTGCTGCCCCCACAGAGGGGTGCCAGCCCCCATTGGGATCCCAAGCCCTGGGGAACGTGCCATGACCCAGCTTGCCATCAGCTCCCTGAATCcaaggtgctggagcaggagcacagcagggCAGAGGCTCCATTTTGTCCAGCACAACAGCAACAAGCCACTCATCACCAAAGACAACCTGCTATAGAGCAACAGCTCCTGCAGTCTTTCTATCAGTGGCCACCACAGCAGTAA
- the TCHH gene encoding trichohyalin, which produces MSPFLDSISTIISVFHKHAKEDGDCSSLSRRKMKEFIQREFADVIAKPRDPQTIDKILQFLEWDDDGEIDFNEFLLLVFRVAKACYWYLPKGPCLKQRTKLTTSSKSLQEPEIKSRGSRRQLQEEERQTGESNDRPPCERELQRDTRVSELETLEETGSDHQQRNTQSRNKAKRSRERREPIPQVYEERSQEPCDQWNSQKRRQLPEPDRPGDVQLHKRGSLQAQEPRLQTDERQNQERPKPQQLAHVRSRSQTCEPQPLPNRWSSHQPHEPALPAYDQRNQQPQEADRGNHNQPSKPELLTEERNRYNLRQLEQKAVEHNSHEPREPEYLQSRRPHQSYLQELVDLDLRYHDTCDTKKGIYEKGKKQEQELEYPESQRDIHQAQEWEERDDANRKKPVRERRIDRQRELDLEVSERRSRQTRDREERGATASQRDTRDRRDGQAGEPEDDGRRQRDSVRYERTRETTVAAAEADVEIRRTSRELEPRQDVERRERPRECEEAEDERRVSREREREEPVRERRIDRQQELDLEVSERRSRQTRDREERGATASQRDTRDRRDGQAGEPEDDGRRQHDSVRYERTRETTVAAAEADVEIRRTSRELEPRQDVERRERPRECEEAEDERRVSREREREEPVRERRIDRQQELDLEVSERRSRQTRDREERGATASQRDTRDRRDGQAGEPEDDGRRQRDSVRYERTRETTVAAAEADVEIRRTSRELEPRQDVERRERPRECEEAEDERRVSREREREEPVRERRIDRQQELDLEVSERRSRQTRDREERGATASQRDTRDRRDGQAGEPEDDGRRQRDSVRYERTRETTVAAAEADVEIRRTSRELEPRQDVERRERPRECEEAEDERRVSREREREEPMRERRIDRQRELDLEVSERRSRQTRDREERGATASQRDTRDRRDGQAGEPEDDGRRQRDSVRYERTRETTVAAAEADVEIRRTSRELEPRQDVERRERPRECEEAEDERRVSRKREREEPVRERRIDRQQELDLEVSERHSRQTRDREERGATASQRDTRDSRDGQAGEPEDDGRRQRDSVRYERTRETTVAAAEADVEIRRTSRELEPRQDVERRERPRECEEAEDERRVSREREREEPVRERRIDRQQELDLEVSERRSRQTRDREERGATASQRDTRDRRDGQAGEPEDDGRRQRDSVRYERTRETTVAAAEADVEIRRTSRELEPRQDVERRERPRECEEAEDERRVSHEREREEPVRERRIDRQRELDLEVSERRSRQTRDREERGATASQRDTRDRRDGQAGEPEDDGRRQRDSVRYERTRETTVAAAEADVEIRRTSREQEPRQDVERRERPRECEEAEDERRVSREREREEPVRERRIDRQQELDLEVSERRSRQTRDREERGATASQRDTRDRRDGQAGEPEDDGRRQRDSVRYERTRETTVAAAEADVKIRRTSRELEPRQDVERRERPCECEEAEDERRVSREREREEPVRERRIDRQQELDLEVSERRSRQTRDREERGATASQRDTRDRRDGQAGEPEDDGRRQRDSVRYERTRETTVAAAEADVEIRRTSREQEPRQDVERRERPRECEEAEDERRVSREREREEPVRERRIDRQQELDLEVSERRSRQTRDREERGATASQRDTRDRRDGQAGEPEDDGRRQRDSVRYERTRETTVAAAEADVEIRRTSRELEPRQDVERRERPRECEEAEDERRVSREREREEPVRERRIDRQRELDLEVSERRSRQTRDREERGATASQRDTRDRRDGQAGEPEDDGRRQRDSVRYERTRETTVAAAEADVEIRRTSRELEPRQDVERRERPRECEEAEDERRVSREREREEPVRERRIDRQQELDLEVSERRSRQTRDREERGATASQRDTRDRRDGQAGEPEDDGRRQRDSVRYERTRETTVAAAEADVEIRRTSRELEPRQDVERRERPRECEEAEDERRVSREREREEPVRERRIDRQQELDLEVSERCSRQTRDREERGATASQRDTRDRRDGQAGEPEDDGRRQRDSVRYERTRETTVAAAEADVEIRRTSRELEPRQDVERRERPQREEPVRERRIDRQQELDLEVSERRSRQTRDREERGATASQRDTRDRRDGQAGEPEDDGRRQRDSVRYERTRETTVAAAEADVEIRRTSRELEPRQDVERRERPQREERVRERRIDRQQELDLEVSERRSRQTRDREERGATASQRDTRDRRDGQAGEPEDDGRRQRDSVRYERTRETTVAAAEADVEIRRTSREQEPRQDVERRERPRECEEAEDERRVSREREREEPVWERRIDRQQELDLEVSERRSRQTRDREERGATASQRDTRDRRDGQAGEPEDDGRRQRDSVRYERTRETTVAAAEADVEIRRTSRELEPRQDVERRERPQREEPVRERRIDRQQELDLEVSERRSRQTRDREERGATASQRDTRDRRDGQAGEPEDDGRRQRATAGRGTEGASP; this is translated from the exons ATGTCTCCCTTCTTAGACAGCATTTCCACCATCATCAGTGTCTTCCACAAACATGCAAAGGAAGATGGAGACTGCTCCAGCCTCAGCCGAAGGAAGATGAAAGAGTTCATCCAGAGGGAGTTTGCAGATGTCATAGCT AAGCCGCGTGACCCTCAGACGATTGACAAGATTCTGCAGTTTCTGGAGTGGGATGATGATGGGGAAATAGATTTTAATGAGTTCCTGCTCTTGGTGTTCAGAGTGGCTAAGGCCTGCTACTGGTACCTGCCGAAAGGACCATGCCTTAAGCAAAGAACAAAGCTGACAACCAGCAGCAAGTCACTCCAGGAGCCTGAAATTAAGAGCAGAGGGAGCCGTCGGCAGCTCCAGGAGGAGGAACGACAAACCGGTGAGAGTAACGATCGTCCCCCTTGTGAACGTGAGCTACAACGAGACACCAGGGTCAGCGAGCTTGAAACACTAGAAGAAACAGGGAGTGACCACCAGCAACGTAAcacacaaagcagaaacaaagcaaaacgaAGCAGGGAGCGGCGGGAGCCAATCCCTCAGGTATACGAAGAACGAAGCCAAGAGCCATGTGACCAATGGAATAGCCAGAAAAGACGTCAGCTACCAGAGCCAGACAGACCAGGAGATGTACAACTCCACAAGCGTGGCAGCTTGCAAGCACAGGAACCAAGACTGCAGACAGATGAGAGGCAAAATCAAGAGCGGCCTAAGCCACAACAATTGGCACATGTGAGGAGTCGCAGCCAGACGTGTGAACCTCAACCACTGCCAAACCGGTGGAGTAGCCATCAGCCACATGAGCCAGCACTACCAGCATACGATCAAAGAAACCAGCAGCCACAAGAAGCAGACAGAGGAAATCACAATCAGCCAAGCAAACCTGAATTACTCACAGAAGAGAGAAACCGCTACAACCTACGTCAGCTGGAACAAAAAGCAGTTGAACACAACAGCCACGAGCCACGTGAGCCTGAATACCTGCAATCAAGACGCCCACATCAGTCCTACTTACAGGAACTGGTAGACCTTGACCTCAGGTACCATGACACCTGTGACACAAAAAAGGGTATatatgagaaagggaaaaaacaggaacaagaaCTTGAATATCCAGAAAGTCAGAGAGACATCCACCAGGCCCAGGAGTGGGAAGAAAGAGATgatgcaaacaggaaaaagccCGTGCGGGAGAGGAGGATCGATCGCCAACGGGAGCTGGACCTGGAG gtCTCGGAGCGCCGCAGCCGCCAGACGCGGGACAGGGAAGAGCGAGGTGCCACGGCCAGCCAGAGAGACACACGTGACAGACGGGACGGTCAAGCAGGCGAGCCCGAGGACGATGGAAGGAGACAACGTGACTCAGTGAGGTACGAAAGGACACGAGAGACCACGGtggcggcagcagaagcagacgtgGAGATCCGCCGCACGTCCCGGGAACTGGAGCCACGGCAGGACGTGGAACGGAGGGAGCGTCCCCGTGAGTGCGaagaagcagaggatgagaggagggtctcccgcgagcgagagagggaagagcccgtGCGGGAGAGGAGGATCGATCGCCAACaagagctggacctggaggtCTCGGAGCGCCGCAGCCGCCAGACGCGGGACAGGGAAGAGCGAGGTGCCACGGCCAGCCAGAGAGACACACGTGACAGACGGGACGGTCAAGCAGGCGAGCCCGAGGACGATGGAAGGAGACAACATGACTCAGTGAGGTACGAAAGGACACGAGAGACCACGGtggcggcagcagaagcagacgtgGAGATCCGCCGCACGTCCCGGGAACTGGAGCCACGGCAGGACGTGGAACGGAGGGAGCGTCCCCGTGAGTGCGaagaagcagaggatgagaggagggtctcccgcgagcgagagagggaagagcccgtGCGGGAGAGGAGGATCGATCGCCAACaagagctggacctggaggtCTCGGAGCGCCGCAGCCGCCAGACGCGGGACAGGGAAGAGCGAGGTGCCACGGCCAGCCAGAGAGACACACGTGACAGACGGGACGGTCAAGCAGGCGAGCCCGAGGACGATGGAAGGAGACAACGTGACTCAGTGAGGTACGAAAGGACACGAGAGACCACGGtggcggcagcagaagcagacgtgGAGATCCGCCGCACGTCCCGGGAACTGGAGCCACGGCAGGACGTGGAACGGAGGGAGCGTCCCCGTGAGTGCGaagaagcagaggatgagaggagggtctcccgcgagcgagagagggaagagcccgtGCGGGAGAGGAGGATCGATCGCCAACaagagctggacctggaggtCTCGGAGCGCCGCAGCCGCCAGACGCGGGACAGGGAAGAGCGAGGTGCCACGGCCAGCCAGAGAGACACACGTGACAGACGGGACGGTCAAGCAGGCGAGCCCGAGGACGATGGAAGGAGACAACGTGACTCAGTGAGGTACGAAAGGACACGAGAGACCACGGtggcggcagcagaagcagacgtgGAGATCCGCCGCACGTCCCGGGAACTGGAGCCACGGCAGGACGTGGAACGGAGGGAGCGTCCCCGTGAGTGCGaagaagcagaggatgagaggagggtctcccgcgagcgagagagggaagagcccaTGCGGGAGAGGAGGATCGATCGCCAACGGGAGCTGGACCTGGAGGTCTCGGAGCGCCGCAGCCGCCAGACGCGGGACAGGGAAGAGCGAGGTGCCACGGCCAGCCAGAGAGACACACGTGACAGACGGGACGGTCAAGCAGGCGAGCCCGAGGACGATGGAAGGAGACAACGTGACTCAGTGAGGTACGAAAGGACACGAGAGACCACGGtggcggcagcagaagcagacgtgGAGATCCGCCGCACGTCCCGGGAACTGGAGCCACGGCAGGACGTGGAACGGAGGGAGCGTCCCCGTGAGTGCGaagaagcagaggatgagaggagggtctcccgcaagcgagagagggaagagcccgtGCGGGAGAGGAGGATCGATCGCCAACAGGAGCTGGACCTGGAGGTCTCGGAGCGCCACAGCCGCCAGACGCGGGACAGGGAAGAGCGAGGTGCCACGGCCAGCCAGAGAGACACACGTGACAGTCGGGACGGTCAAGCAGGCGAGCCCGAGGACGATGGAAGGAGACAACGTGACTCAGTGAGGTACGAAAGGACACGAGAGACCACGGtggcggcagcagaagcagacgtgGAGATCCGCCGCACGTCCCGGGAACTGGAGCCACGGCAGGACGTGGAACGGAGGGAGCGTCCCCGTGAGTGCGaagaagcagaggatgagaggagggtctcccgcgagcgagagagggaagagcccgtGCGGGAGAGGAGGATCGATCGCCAACaagagctggacctggaggtCTCGGAGCGCCGCAGCCGCCAGACGCGGGACAGGGAAGAGCGAGGTGCCACGGCCAGCCAGAGAGACACACGTGACAGACGGGACGGTCAAGCAGGCGAGCCCGAGGACGATGGAAGGAGACAACGTGACTCAGTGAGGTACGAAAGGACACGAGAGACCACGGtggcggcagcagaagcagacgtgGAGATCCGCCGCACGTCCCGGGAACTGGAGCCACGGCAGGACGTGGAACGGAGGGAGCGTCCCCGTGAGTGCGAAGAGGCAGAGGATGAGAGGAGGGTCTCCCACgagcgagagagggaagagcccgtGCGGGAGAGGAGGATCGATCGCCAACGGGAGCTGGACCTGGAGGTCTCGGAGCGCCGCAGCCGCCAGACGCGGGACAGGGAAGAGCGAGGTGCCACGGCCAGCCAGAGAGACACACGTGACAGACGGGACGGTCAAGCAGGCGAGCCCGAGGACGATGGAAGGAGACAACGTGACTCAGTGAGGTACGAAAGGACACGAGAGACCACGGtggcggcagcagaagcagacgtgGAGATCCGCCGCACGTCCCGGGAACAGGAGCCACGGCAGGACGTGGAACGGAGGGAGCGTCCCCGTGAGTGCGaagaagcagaggatgagaggagggtctcccgcgagcgagagagggaagagcccgtGCGGGAGAGGAGGATCGATCGCCAACaagagctggacctggaggtCTCGGAGCGCCGCAGCCGCCAGACGCGGGACAGGGAAGAGCGAGGTGCCACGGCCAGCCAGAGAGACACACGTGACAGACGGGACGGTCAAGCAGGCGAGCCCGAGGACGATGGAAGGAGACAACGTGACTCAGTGAGGTACGAAAGGACACGAGAGACCACGGtggcggcagcagaagcagacgtgAAGATCCGCCGCACCTCCCGGGAACTGGAGCCACGGCAGGACGTGGAACGGAGGGAGCGTCCCTGTGAGTGCGaagaagcagaggatgagaggagggtctcccgcgagcgagagagggaagagcccgtGCGGGAGAGGAGGATCGATCGCCAACaagagctggacctggaggtCTCGGAGCGCCGCAGCCGCCAGACGCGGGACAGGGAAGAGCGAGGTGCCACGGCCAGCCAGAGAGACACACGTGACAGACGGGACGGTCAAGCAGGCGAGCCCGAGGACGATGGAAGGAGACAACGTGACTCAGTGAGGTACGAAAGGACACGAGAGACCACGGtggcggcagcagaagcagacgtgGAGATCCGCCGCACGTCCCGGGAACAGGAGCCACGGCAGGACGTGGAACGGAGGGAGCGTCCCCGTGAGTGCGaagaagcagaggatgagaggagggtctcccgcgagcgagagagggaagagcccgtGCGGGAGAGGAGGATCGATCGCCAACaagagctggacctggaggtCTCGGAGCGCCGCAGCCGCCAGACGCGGGACAGGGAAGAGCGAGGTGCCACGGCCAGCCAGAGAGACACACGTGACAGACGGGACGGTCAAGCAGGCGAGCCCGAGGACGATGGAAGGAGACAACGTGACTCAGTGAGGTACGAAAGGACACGAGAGACCACGGtggcggcagcagaagcagacgtgGAGATCCGCCGCACGTCCCGGGAACTGGAGCCACGGCAGGACGTGGAACGGAGGGAGCGTCCCCGTGAGTGCGAAGAGGCAGAGGATGAGAGGAGGGTCTCCCGCgagcgagagagggaagagcccgtGCGGGAGAGGAGGATCGATCGCCAACGGGAGCTGGACCTGGAGGTCTCGGAGCGCCGCAGCCGCCAGACGCGGGACAGGGAAGAGCGAGGTGCCACGGCCAGCCAGAGAGACACACGTGACAGACGGGACGGTCAAGCAGGCGAGCCCGAGGACGATGGAAGGAGACAACGTGACTCAGTGAGGTACGAAAGGACACGAGAGACCACGGtggcggcagcagaagcagacgtgGAGATCCGCCGCACGTCCCGGGAACTGGAGCCACGGCAGGACGTGGAACGGAGGGAGCGTCCCCGTGAGTGCGaagaagcagaggatgagaggagggtctcccgcgagcgagagagggaagagcccgtGCGGGAGAGGAGGATCGATCGCCAACaagagctggacctggaggtCTCGGAGCGCCGCAGCCGCCAGACGCGGGACAGGGAAGAGCGAGGTGCCACGGCCAGCCAGAGAGACACACGTGACAGACGGGACGGTCAAGCAGGCGAGCCCGAGGACGATGGAAGGAGACAACGTGACTCAGTGAGGTACGAAAGGACACGAGAGACCACGGtggcggcagcagaagcagacgtgGAGATCCGCCGCACGTCCCGGGAACTGGAGCCACGGCAGGACGTGGAACGGAGGGAGCGTCCCCGTGAGTGCGAAGAGGCAGAGGATGAGAGGAGGGTCTCCCGCgagcgagagagggaagagcccgtGCGGGAGAGGAGGATCGATCGCCAACaagagctggacctggaggtCTCGGAGCGCTGCAGCCGCCAGACGCGGGACAGGGAAGAGCGAGGTGCCACGGCCAGCCAGAGAGACACACGTGACAGACGGGACGGTCAAGCAGGCGAGCCCGAGGACGATGGAAGGAGACAACGTGACTCAGTGAGGTACGAAAGGACACGAGAGACCACGGtggcggcagcagaagcagacgtgGAGATCCGCCGCACGTCCCGGGAACTGGAGCCACGGCAGGACGTGGAACGGAGGGAGCGTCCCC agagggaagagcccgtGCGGGAGAGGAGGATCGATCGCCAACaagagctggacctggaggtCTCGGAGCGCCGCAGCCGCCAGACGCGGGACAGGGAAGAGCGAGGTGCCACGGCCAGCCAGAGAGACACACGTGACAGACGGGACGGTCAAGCAGGAGAGCCCGAGGACGATGGAAGGAGACAACGTGACTCAGTGAGGTACGAAAGGACACGAGAGACCACGGtggcggcagcagaagcagacgtgGAGATCCGCCGCACGTCCCGGGAACTGGAGCCACGGCAGGACGTGGAACGGAGGGAGCGTCCCC agagggaagagcGCGTGCGGGAGAGGAGGATCGATCGCCAACaagagctggacctggaggtCTCGGAGCGCCGCAGCCGCCAGACGCGGGACAGGGAAGAGCGAGGTGCCACGGCCAGCCAGAGAGACACACGTGACAGACGGGACGGTCAAGCAGGCGAGCCCGAGGACGATGGAAGGAGACAACGTGACTCAGTGAGGTACGAAAGGACACGAGAGACCACGGtggcggcagcagaagcagacgtgGAGATCCGCCGCACCTCCCGGGAACAGGAGCCACGGCAGGACGTGGAACGGAGGGAGCGTCCCCGTGAGTGCGAAGAGGCAGAGGATGAGAGGAGGGTCTCCCGCgagcgagagagggaagagcccgtGTGGGAGAGGAGGATCGATCGCCAACaagagctggacctggaggtCTCGGAGCGCCGCAGCCGCCAGACGCGGGACAGGGAAGAGCGAGGTGCCACGGCCAGCCAGAGAGACACACGTGACAGACGGGACGGTCAAGCAGGCGAGCCCGAGGACGATGGAAGGAGACAACGTGACTCAGTGAGGTACGAAAGGACACGAGAGACCACGGtggcggcagcagaagcagacgtgGAGATCCGCCGCACG